From a single Miscanthus floridulus cultivar M001 chromosome 8, ASM1932011v1, whole genome shotgun sequence genomic region:
- the LOC136475308 gene encoding putrescine hydroxycinnamoyltransferase 1-like, producing MAVEILESCMVKPSDAATTTPLHVVWLSNLDLLVARSHTPTVYVYRRPSPDVPGFFSPDVLKAALSKALVPFYPLAGRLGQDGAGRPEIHCTGEGALLVTARADATLQDLAAAGGFAPSDELRQMLVPSAADGEDRAGILAMFQVTSFKCGGVCVGAAIHHTAADGLAALDFVNTWAAIASKGVDEAAPRPWLDRTVLRARSPPDVRFDHSEYARRRGGGPKTARVPFDSAILPMSKTQLDALKAGGGQGNKKVSTFKAVVAHVWRCACMARGLAEDDDTRLYITADARSRVRPPLPAGYLGNAIFRASAVAKAGDVVSEPLDAVAGRVSGATARLDDEYVRSLVDCLEQVVSDAAGLRKGEWVMPETDLWVISWQGLPIYDADFGWGRPAFMGRACLQFSGLVYLVPGPDGDGRLDVVVAMEPKSLARFKELFYELIKGAGVPCMAE from the exons ATGGCGGTGGAGATCCTCGAGTCCTGCATGGTGAAACCCAGCGACGCGGCGACGACGACGCCCTTGCACGTGGTCTGGCTCTCCAACCTCGACCTGCTCGTGGCCAGGAGCCACACGCCCACCGTCTACGTGTACCGGCGGCCCAGTCCTGACGTCCCGGGCTTCTTCTCGCCGGACGTCCTCAAGGCCGCCCTGTCCAAGGCGCTCGTCCCCTTCTACCCCCTCGCCGGCCGGCTCGGGCAGGACGGCGCCGGCCGCCCGGAGATCCACTGCACCGGCGAGGGCGCGCTCCTCGTCACCGCACGCGCCGACGCTACCCTCCAggacctcgccgccgccggcgggttCGCCCCGTCGGATGAGCTGCGGCAGATGCTTGTCCCCTCGGCTGCCGACGGCGAAGACCGCGCCGGCATCTTGGCCATGTTCCAG GTGACGTCGTTCAAGTGCGGCGGGGTGTGCGTGGGCGCGGCGATCCACCACACGGCGGCAGACGGCCTCGCGGCGCTCGACTTCGTCAACACGTGGGCCGCCATCGCGAGCAAGGGCGTCGACGAGGCCGCGCCGCGCCCATGGCTGGACCGCACGGTCCTCCGCGCGCGCTCCCCTCCCGACGTGCGCTTCGACCACAGCGAGTACGcccggcgccgcggcggcggtccAAAGACAGCGAGGGTCCCGTTCGACTCCGCCATCCTGCCCATGTCCAAGACCCAGCTGGACGCTCTCAAGGCCGGCGGTGGCCAAGGCAATAAGAAGGTATCCACGTTCAAGGCCGTGGTCGCCCACGTGTGGCGGTGCGCGTGCATGGCGCGCGGGCTGGCGGAAGACGACGACACCCGCCTGTACATAACCGCCGACGCGCGCTCTCGCGTCCGCCCGCCGCTCCCGGCAGGGTACCTCGGCAACGCCATCTTCCGCGCGTCAGCGGTGGCCAAAGCGGGCGACGTCGTCTCGGAGCCGCTCGACGCCGTCGCGGGCAGGGTGTCCGGCGCCACCGCCCGGCTGGACGACGAGTACGTGCGGTCGCTGGTGGACTGCCTGGAGCAGGTGGTGAGCGACGCGGCGGGGCTGCGCAAGGGGGAGTGGGTCATGCCGGAGACCGACCTGTGGGTGATAAGCTGGCAGGGGCTGCCCATCTACGACGCCGACTTCGGCTGGGGCCGGCCGGCGTTCATGGGACGCGCGTGCCTCCAGTTCAGCGGCCTCGTGTACCTCGTCCCCGGCCCGGACGGCGACGGCCGCCTCGACGTTGTCGTGGCCATGGAGCCCAAGAGCCTGGCCAGGTTCAAGGAGCTGTTCTATGAGCTCATCAAGGGTGCAGGTGTTCCGTGCATGGCCGAATAA